The Zalophus californianus isolate mZalCal1 chromosome X, mZalCal1.pri.v2, whole genome shotgun sequence genomic interval ggacaCTTTGTCATtgtcaaagacaaaaagagaatcttaaaagcagcaaagataaGAAGATTGTAACTTACAAGGGAACCTCCATGCTATCAATGGATTTCTCAGTGGAAATCTTGCAGGCCAAGAGAGAGTGgggtgatatattcaaagtgctgaaagaaaaaaaaaactgccaaccaagaacACATTACTCAGCAAAGTTGTCTTTCATAAATGAGAGATaaataattttccagaaaaacaaaagctgaggtagttcatcaccactagatcTACAAGAAATGATGAAAGGATTCATCATTCAGTTCTTTAAGTTCTTAAAggattcaattattttttttaagatttcatttatttatttgtcagagagagagagagagaggactcaagcagggggagcagcaggcagagggagaagcaggctccctgctgagcaaggaccctgggatcatgacctgagccaaagacagatacttaatggactgagccacccaggcatccaaaaGGATCCAATTCTTTAAGCTGAagataggggcatctgggtggctcagtcattaagcatctgccttcagcatgatcccagggtcctgagatggagccccacatcaggctccctgctcagctgggagcccgcctctccatttccctctgcctgctgcctcctctgcttgggctctctccctctctctctctgtcaacataaataaataaaatctttaaaaaaagctgatgataacaggaggaaaacctgaaaattcacaaataaatggaaattaagcaacatCCTCCTGAACAACCAAcagatcaaaaataaaaaggtaaatttaaaaaaatcttaaaaacaatgaaaatggaaatacaacataccaaaacttgcAGGATGTAACAAAAGCATGTCTAAGAGGAAGACCTGTAGTAATaaacccctgtgcactgttggtggtaagGTAAATTGGTttagccactatagaaaacagtatggaagttcctcaaagaattaaaaatataactaccatatgatctagcaatcccacttctagatatatatctgaaggaaataaaatcactatctcaaagagacaTCTTTACCtccatgttcactgaagcattattcacaattgccaagacatggaaacaatctaagcgCCCACAAATGAGATGAATGGATAATTTGGtgtatatacaaaataatactattcagccataaaaatggaaatcctCCCTTTAGGGACAATAACAATGGACCTTGtgccatgtgaaataagccacacggagagagacaaatactgtatgttcttacttatatgtgggatctaaaaaaacaactcacagaaatagagagtagcatggtggttgccaggggctggggatgggTGAGAAGAGGAAATGCTGGTGAAAGGGGACAAACTTCCacctataagatgaataagttctggtgatctgatgtacagcatggtgactataactaacaatactgtattatatacatgaaaattgttaagagagtaaatcttaaatgttatcACCACAAAAAAATTGGTAATCATGTGATGGAATGGtggtgttaactaaccttatagTGGTAATCATctcacaatatatatgtgtatcaaatcatgaTGTTATACAACTTAAATTTACCTATGTTATAGGTCCATAATATCTCTGTAAAGCTGGGGAATAAAAGAATCTTTGTTACCGACAAATTTGATACAGATGAATGTGACTAAGAATTTTGGACAATAGTGttcctaaaaataaatccaagaatTTGTGACAATATCCCACCCAATTAGAAACTGGGGATCTATTTCAATGTACACATGAAAACTTATATTATGGAAAAGCAAGGTAGGACACAGCCCTTTGTGGTAAGGCAAACtttcaaggagaaagggaagatggaaaaataagaGTGAGTAAGGGTGAGGGCAGAGAAAAGAGTTGTCATTCTAATGAAGTCCCACAACATGGAAGGATGCATCCTTCCATGGAAAATAAGCATTAATCTCTAACACcatgcttaaataaaatatttttaaaattaaattgtccCTTTTGTTTAGGGAAGATGAGAAGATCTTTGGTGACTTTGAGTGCAGAGTTTCAgtacagaagagagaaagaaagtagactGCATTTGTGTGAGGACTGAGTAGAAGataagaaagcaggaaaaaaatgtagaaaacactGTTGTGAAAGGGTAGAGAAAGATAGGATGGTAGGTGGAAAAGTGTGTGGAGTTAAGAGTTGAAGAAatgattattctttttcatatatatatatattttttttccccatgcagATACAGAGGAACCTATAGATAGAAAGggattaaaaacagtaaaaatagagCAGAGATCATCAGGAAGTCAAAATCTCTAAGAAGCAAAATTGacagaattgaaaggagaaataagacAGTTCTACAATAATAGTTGAAGACTTCCAACATCGCACTCAATGGGTAGAACATTTGGTGAGaatatcaaaaaggaaacagagggttgcAACAGTGTTATAAATCAACTAGACTTATCAGACATATATAGAATTCTCCACAAAACAACAGCAAGATACACATTTTCCCCaggtgtacatggaacattctccagacatgttaggacacaaaacaagtctcaataaacttaaaaatgattgaaatggTATGAAGTATCTTCACTGACCACAATAGATGAAGCTAAGAAACAatgacagaaggaaaactggaaaattaacaaatatggaaattaaacaacatactcttaAACagccaatgggtcaaagaagtcaCAGGGAAATCAGAGGATACTTAgacatgaatgaaaatgaagttgGCCAAGTTATTTACCCAATCAGTATCTCAGTTCTCTCACACGTAAAATGTGGATGGGGGACCTACTCCATAGGGATGTTTTAGgaattgaatgagttaatacaaGTAAAGCACACAGGATggtatctggcacacagtaagcacttaataaatgtataaatgttaaTAATCATTACTACTATACATAATACAAAGTTCAGGCTTTGGAATTCAGACATTCTCAAAGCCCAAGCTTCCCCTTCTATGCTGTCTCTAAACACAAGCTCCAACTTACTAAGAAGATTCCAAGGCACAGTATAAAGACACAAATGCGGGGCGCCTCGGTGgttgtcgttaagcgtctgcctttggctcaggtcatgatccccgggtcctgggatcgaaccccacattgggctccctgctcagtgggaaacctgcttctccctctcccactccccctgctggtgttccctctctcgctgtgtctctctctgtcaaataaataaataaaatctaaaaaaaaaaagacacaaatgctAAAATTAGAGgagtaaataaataactttggAAATGCAGAAGGGGCTATTAATTCCAACATGGAGACAAGGAGGATAAGCATGTCAGGGAAGACTTCAAAACAACCTGGCATTCTTGAGCTGAGCttaaaaataatgagtaaaaagcaaaaaagaaaaaaagaggttatAAAAGCATTGCAGAATGAGTGAACAGCCTAAGCAACTGCACAAAAGCAGGAAAGTGCATAATAATAGTCAGGAAACAATAGCCCACTGTGGCTTGAATGTAGGTCACATGGTGGGATATAATGGGAAAAATGGAAAGGTGCTGAAGGATACACAGCTTTGAAAGCCTTGCTGGGGAATTTGGTGATATTGTATAGATGAATTCCCATTgaaaattcctcttttaaaattgaaGGTATAGTAAAGGGTCAGTGTGCGCTAACAGTCCAGGTGTGTTGTAGGAAGATTACTTGCTTTACTTCATGACAGGAAAGATGAGAAATCCATCCTGATTTTTACTCCTGGGcagcaacattttaaaagaagtaatatCGGATCAGCCCTGATACTACATCGAGTTGCCTGAATTATTTTTCCAGGAAAGGAGTGAAACAACATGAGCAACAGGGTTTTGACTTCAAGCACACCCCAGGAACAATTTGGGAAATGGCTGTCTCCCATAATTCCCACCTAAGGAGAGACCATCAGCTTCTTGCTTTGACACAAATACCTGCAAACCCCatactcattcttctctttaGCCGATGTAAAATTCCATAGCTGATTGTGTGCTCCATAGGACATTTGAGACACAGAATATTTCCAAAGGGTCTGGTCCAATTGTATTGTGAAGACCCCAACTCTGCAATTAGTACACATAGCTGGAATTCCaggggattaaaaaacaaattataaacaggcgcctgggtggctcagtaggttgagcatccgactcttgatctcagctcaggtcttgatctcagggtcgtgagtttaagccctgtgttgggctccacaccaggcgcggggcctacttaaaaaaaaaaaaattacaaagaacttCAAAAAATCATCTAAGCTGCAACTGCACATTGCAAAAATCCTACTTTTTTCACCCTTTAGTGCACATGTGCACATTGCAAAAACCCTACTTTTTTCACCCTTTAGTGCACATGTGTAGCCAGTTGTCCTTCATTTTAACTCCTAGATGTATAAAAAATAGGTTCAGGACTGACCTTAACCGAAAAACTAGGCATGGCTTCTAAAACTAGGAGTACCTGAAACCTTGTTGAGATTTTTCAGTTTAGGCCTTCCCCCAAATACATAAATTAGGAGCAAGAGGAAGTTCAAAAGAAAGACTAGTATTTGTACACTGATCCTAATATCTATATTTCCCAATTCTTGGCAGTAAAGGAAAGGGGACAATAACAGCAAAGGAGGCAGAGGTAACCCCAGATCCCAATCTATACTCTGGCATTCTATTTCAGTAACCCCTAGCCAGAACCTAGCTTTTGTTAAGTATAAACAGGAGGACCTGAAGCAGTACAGACCACATGGCTTTGGCTCTGTAAACTGCacaaatagatagatagataggataATGGAATTAGGGAAATTAATTTCTTCCTAACTACACACCCCTAAAGGACTTTGGAATCCTATAGCTATCTCATTGAGCTCAGCTCGATGAACTCTGGCCAAAAGGGATAAGCACAAACAAGGTGCTACCACCAAGGATAGGTGCAAATTACAAAGCCCAAAGCATTGGCCAGCAAACAAAAGCAAGGATGAGAGTAAATAGTCACCAAGGCATGACAAGTGAGACTATCCATGAAGCAGCTTCTGTAGTTGGTCTCCAGGAAGACCTCCCTCTGAGGTCCAGGACTACAGGGAATGAAGGGGTAAACCTGGCACCTTGATGGGGGTACCTAGAGTTTGAGGGCATGGTGGGGCTGGGTCCTTTCAGAACCATATTTCCATGGCTTTGCTGAATGGGGGTGAGAACCAGGAATCCTTCTGGGAGTTAAAAAGCTTCAAGATATCCTGATGAGAAATCCTATGTTAAAGGGTGAACCCAAGTTCTGGGACTCAGACTGGAATGAAAGAATCTGTGTTCCCTTTTTCCTAGGTCTGTGTCCTCACCCCTTTCCCCAGATCTGCCCAGATGTCATCTAGTACCACAGTCCTGTCTTCTTGTGTGGAGTGATTCCATTCTTCGAACATGTTGAAACTAAAGGATCTACCAATGTAAACTTGTTTTGTTTGTACCCTCCTACACACACAGACAGTGCCCTTTATCGTCTTTGTGGTAATTGTGCTTTATCCTTCTGACTAGACTTCAACTGAAGAACTAGGACAATGTTTTCACCAGTTTTAGCATGCAACTTTATTAACATGTAAATAAAGTCTCAAATGAATACACTTATGTCAATATAAAGCACAGAAGTATAGCTTACTCAGAATGAATAGGTCCATTATCAGGTAATGTTgcagaaatactaaaaatatctCCATTTATATAGCACAATGAAAATCAACACACATTCAAGCTCTCAAGATCATTTGGTAGCCATAAGGTTGCCTCCTTCAATCAAtacaaataacataaatattGAACTAACAATTATAATACGCGTGGCTTCATattacaacaccaaaaaaattgtTCGTGGTTTTGTGAGAACATACAGCCATTCAGAGTTTGAGTATTAATCGTATAACTTTATCTCTCACCTCAGGATCACTGTGCTCTGCTAAGTCTTGGAGTTTCTGACCAAACTCTTTTGCTTCCTGGAATATGGAAATAAGCTCAGATTTAGTGAACTCTTCCTTGGTAAACAGCTTCACCTTCTTTTTGAATTGGAAAtttatattctcaaatatttcaatGATATTAAGAATATTGGCCTTTGACTCATTCTTGTTAAAGGGAGCAACCAATGATGATAGTACTTTGGCACTAATCAGTTCTCTTGTATTGGCTTGATTTTTAGACAAGCgcaaaaacacttttaaaacataaaacttggTTTTGACACTTCCCTTGTTTAACAAAGTAAGAAAATCTGGAATGTAATTAGCAATTATACGGTGATCCTCAAATTTCACACTCAGGTGCACTAATAATTTTAGTCCAGCCAGTTGCACAGGGGAGTTCAACGGGTAAGAGATTATGTCCTTACAAACTTGATGTATATATAACTCTGCTGGTTTTGGTTCTTCAGAAGACTCAGAGTTGTCATCTACCATATTTAAAGCTCTAGGGTGTTCTGTAACATTGGGATTATTGACCAAGTTTTCAATCATAACAGTAATACCTACATCATGAATTATATCTTGGGTAAATGGATAAGCAGGACTGATGCCCATTATCATAGTAGCTATTTCATGAATAAAAGGATCCTTAGTTAACTTAAGTAGGGCAACGAGTTTATCAAACTCTTTAGGCTCTAAACTAAAGTCACGTGATTTACAGCGGCAGGCTCTTGGATTGGGCCCATACTTTTCCCTATACTTAACCTGGTTTTTGATCTCAGCTAAGGTTTGGAAGTAAGGCCCATTATAGGGTGGGATCTTGGTCAGAGGCCGAATCCCCAGAGGAGTTTCAATTAAGGTCTCAACCAGAGTCCAATTCCCTTCTGCAGGCAAGGACGGCTCCCCTCCTTCTATTGGGACTAGGACACTATACCTGGCCCTTGACCATGCtgctgctttttgttttatagtgAGTTCTGGTTTGGGTATGGGCTTGGGCTTTTCCTGGATCTTAGGTGGAGGCTTATAAACTTGAGAAGGAGTCTCCTCTTCAGGCCAGAACCAGGATCCTACACTAGGCTCTTCTCCGGTCCAGAACCAGGAGCAGACATTTTCTTCATCCTCATCACTGGACTCGATTACAATaccagctctgtccccagccccagccctgaatTTGATgccatcctctctctttctctggggcCTGGACTTAATATTGGCTTTATCATCAGCCTTGGCAAAGGACCTGATATTGGCTTCACGTCCAGCACCAGCCTCGACTTCGTACTTGGTCACTGCACTGACCCTGGCCATAGGCATCACCTTTGGCTTGGTCTGGGGCACTATACCAGGTTCTGCCATGGATTTTGCCTTAGTCTCAGTCATGACTCTATTCTTAGTCATAGCTTCCATCTTGCCCACATCCCTTGTCATAGTCACGGCCTCAGGGTAGGTCACTGTGTCCTGGCCACTGCTCCATCCCCAGCCTTGGCCTGGGGCACTGGTCCTGTTTTCAGTTCTGCCTCAACCACTGCCTTGGCCTGGATCTTAGCCTTGGCTCTAGTGTTGGCAGGGCCACTGATTGCAGCTTTTagggcagccccagcccctgctctgcccctgccTTAGTCTGAGAGCCAGTCATGATCCAAGTTAAAGGCAAGGCCAGGTTATATACCCCAACCCCATCTCAACCTTGACTGAAGGTCTGTCCCAGGTTGGTGTTTTCATACAAAGTCCATTCGTCACTCGGCCCCCTTTCCAACTACAGGCTCTGCCAATGATATAAACAACGTGCAGAGGAAGCTCACTCAGGTAAGGGAAGAATGGCTGTGTGCCTGAGCGCAGCCCTGTGGAGGGTGGTGGTCTTCAGCCACTCCAAGGACACCAGATCTGCCACTGAAGTTGGACCtaggggtggaggaaggaaatGGGGGCTTTGAGTCTTTTCCGATTTATTTCTTATGTTGATTAGCACAGAGAGACATAAGAGTATGGACATTCAGTGCTAAATGGCAGAAGTAGATAATTATCAAACTCTCTCCTAATTTCACACTCTCTACAAAACTGCAGGTGCTACTAATCTTCTTTCCAGACACAAACCAGGAATATGGAGAGTGGGA includes:
- the ARMCX5 gene encoding armadillo repeat-containing X-linked protein 5, encoding MTRDVGKMEAMTKNRVMTETKAKSMAEPGIVPQTKPKVMPMARVSAVTKYEVEAGAGREANIRSFAKADDKANIKSRPQRKREDGIKFRAGAGDRAGIVIESSDEDEENVCSWFWTGEEPSVGSWFWPEEETPSQVYKPPPKIQEKPKPIPKPELTIKQKAAAWSRARYSVLVPIEGGEPSLPAEGNWTLVETLIETPLGIRPLTKIPPYNGPYFQTLAEIKNQVKYREKYGPNPRACRCKSRDFSLEPKEFDKLVALLKLTKDPFIHEIATMIMGISPAYPFTQDIIHDVGITVMIENLVNNPNVTEHPRALNMVDDNSESSEEPKPAELYIHQVCKDIISYPLNSPVQLAGLKLLVHLSVKFEDHRIIANYIPDFLTLLNKGSVKTKFYVLKVFLRLSKNQANTRELISAKVLSSLVAPFNKNESKANILNIIEIFENINFQFKKKVKLFTKEEFTKSELISIFQEAKEFGQKLQDLAEHSDPEVRDKVIRLILKL